The sequence below is a genomic window from Alligator mississippiensis isolate rAllMis1 chromosome 16, rAllMis1, whole genome shotgun sequence.
AAAACATGTGAGCGCTCTGAACTGCAGACCCTGGGATTGGTGCCATGGTACAGATGATGTCTAAGAGGGGAACCTCCCGATCTCACTGAAGCCAGGCTGTAGCCCAAGGGTTACGTAACACCCTACAGTCCCTCCCCTGAGTTCAAggctactgctcctgccctccctgaggCCACTTTGCCCTCATGTCTCCGTGAACTCTCCCCCTATGTCAACTTCCCAGCTTGCAGACCCTGGACAGGCTGATTTTCTTAGGAGATTCCCACAGCTGGACTCAAGGTTTCCATACCCTTCTGATGCATCAAGATCTTGTAGAGGTGGGAGAGGCCCTCCTTGGCCTGGCGGCTGATCTCCTCCACTGGGTCGCTGATGCACAGAcccagcagggccaccaggtcacccaccaGGGGCACCTTGGGCGAGTCCTAAGGAAAGGCAGAGGACAGGGGAGTCCATCTATGTCTGACCGGCAATCACCTCAGGCTCTCTGGGCCGTGTGCATCTCCTGAAGCCTGAGAAATAAATCTCTCTGCCTGCCATACAGCAGGGAGCCAAGGGTCTAGGAGCGGGCCCCCCTGAGGACTCCCTGCATTTGTTgctccaggaggagcagcagggctcctgagacAGGCATGAATCTGCCTGGAGCACtctatggcagctgctgccctctcctgagaCAGGGGCTCTTAGCCAGGAGCACAAGCCCTTGAATCAAGCACAGCCagttcccagccctcactctgcCATGCAGGGATCCTCTCTCCTATCCCGCacttactgctgccactgctatcccacaggctttttcaccagccctgcctctgcctaaaGTCAGGACCTGACACAAGGCTCATTTACCTCAaactgtgggaggagggagactGCAAAGCAGAGCAGGCTGGTGGTGATCTTGatggctgtggctctgtccctcttATCTTCCAACTGGAGCCACAAGGTCAAGTGCTGTGGGTGGAAGAAGTTCATGGCAGTGGACACGTGCTCCTGTTGTACCAatgatccccacccccacccccgcctgagtgcTGACCCTTTAAGCCCAGGGTAAAACATCAGCCTCAGGGGGCCAAACTCTGTAAGAAGGGATTGTTGCATCCAGCACGGCCCTGCCCCCAAACGCCCTTTCCCAGCCCCGACCCCTCCCTCTGCATCTCAGGGATGGTTTTTGTCTCTTAAAGCTGGGACCAGACTCTGTCTCagggctgctcctctcctccctgaacAAAGACAGCATGACAGGAAGGAGACAAAATCCTGTATCCATGCCAGGCTCCAAAGCCAAATCCAAAGGGGCATCCTCCACTCTGTGGGTAATCCCTGAGGGATCGGCATGGTGAACTCGCACCAGACTCCTGTCTCAAGGAAGGAGCCAGGGATTCTTCTCTGAGGACCGGCTCCTGCAGTGCACAGGTCATTGAAGCTGCCCCCGTCCTAAACCCAGCCTCTCCCCATGGTGCTCACCTGCCCGatgaactgcagcctggccaggctgggggcagttgCCAGCAGACACCTCAGCGTGGCCTCCAGGTACTCCACGCTGATCCGCTGCATGCCCTGGAAGAAGACAGAGAGCCAAGAGGGTCAGTGCTGGAAAGTCCTGTGCCATGTCTGCCAGGGGATGGCTGGTGGGACTGTGCGGTGAGAGAAAGAGGTACCTGGATGTGCTGGCTGTTGTGCCCTGTGGCCATCAGGAAGGTCTTGTGGAGGGCGATGTAGAGGAGGCGCGATTccagggctggctccagggctggcttcagtTTGCTGTCAGGAAAGAGGAGCCTGTCTGGatggagctctgtggggctggcattgGCTCTGATGTGGGCAGGTCTCGACAGGGAAATAGGCACCCAGAGGCGACAATATGAATTGAAACCTCAAGGAAGGCTGAAGTGTGCCAGCACCCAAGGGTCAGGGTTGGCCCACTGACCCCTGTGTTGCCCGTCCCACTGATCCTTGACCCTCCAACAGTATCCACACTGTCGGCCCTTTGCTGAAGGCCCTTGTGTCATCATTACAGGGAAACTCAGTACCTAACCTGGGGAAAGGACATATTCCCACCTCGTCGGCAAACCAGGGGAAATCtctggagctgagcagtgctgcagttaGTGCAGCTGGGCAAGTGAACAAGTACCTGAGGATGCAAACAACAGCCATGCTGTAAGGAaggatggtgctgggctcttcttcaCAGTCGGACAGCTTGTCAATCAGCACCTGAGAGACGCATGGGGGAGCGTGAGAAGGAGACCTCACAGTGCTCCTGGGGCACCTGGATGCCACCGCCAACCTGGGCCCCCCCTACCAGTTCTCTCCTCCGCCCTCACTGAACAcggctctcctcttccctccgaCATGCTCATGAACACCCTGTTGGTCACCCGGTTTCCCCACCCGCTCCCACATCTGTCCTCCAGCCCTCTCATTCCCCTACCACCCTGTACTCGTTCACCCCACAATGTCCCGCTTCTCTACCCCCTATCCACACACCTAGCAACACCTGCCCTCACCTCTTCACTCCAGTCCCCATTCACACATCCTCTCCTGGCTGCTTAACTTCTGACCCGAAGCAGCCAGTGCTCTTTTGAACTCACCACAATCCTCTCCACAAGTGCCGCTTTGCAGCAGGGCGGCTCTAGGGTGTCCTCGCCCCTCTCCATTGTAGCCAGGCACAGCGTGGGGACGGCACGGAGGAAAGTGAGCCCCTCATTCACAGTCTGCATACACCATAAGTTACAATGGGAAAAGGCCGGCTCATAGCCAGgaacctgcctgccctcccaaggGGAGCGTGGGGCTCAGATCTGGTGGTATCCCCCGTTCTCAATCCACATCTCCTCCTGGGCAAATGGGGTCTGGCACAGGGATGGGGTCTCTGTGGGGAGGGGTCCCCAGGTTGTTTGGGACAAAAGCACCCCCGACGAGGGTCCCAGCCCACGTGGGCTGCACGTGCCCATCAAAGGCTGTGGCTCACtcggttcctcctccccagagggCCACATGGTGGGAGAGTGGacgggctggtgctggtgctggtccagCTCTGGGATGTTCCTACCTGGTCCGTGCTCTGGAGGTGCCGTAGGATGACTGAGAGGGCGGCTTCCTCCAGGTAGGTGAAGTCCTCCCTCTGCTCTTCCTCTGCCTTGTAGAAGGGCAGGACTGtatctgcagggagagggagagactgtgatgcctgctgctgctgaggggaaacaGAGGGGCAATGCAGAGGAGAGGTGTGTCCACGTTCCTGCAGCCCAGGAAATGGCCCCGTGGCTGCCCAAGTGCTATATGGCCCCTCTccatgcactgcctcaggccccgcctgtcccagcaccccagggaggtgcctgcccctctggGAGATTTGGGGACCCTCACGTACAAGGCTCCCTCTTCCCGCTCCCCACCCAGGACCATGTCTGTGGCCCACACTGGGGGTACGAGGTCTCCTGTCACTCAGGCTGTTGCTCTGCCTGGGATCCCCCGGCCCCATCACAGAGCGACTCACCGCACTCAGGGGTCACTGCCCTGTTTGCACTGGACGTCTGGGTGTCACCTCACCTCTGGCGGTGGCAGCATGTTGCTGGaggcccacagcctcctgggagcTGTCGCTGTcctccctggaggagctggagcccagcttgaaccagggcctgtgcagctcctgccctggggagcctGGCTTCTCCTCCCAAGCCACGTGAGGAGTGGCCTTCGGCTGGGCTTCAGCGCTGGGGTCCTGGCTGCTGtgtttggggctggagctgcgcgggggctgtgcctgggtctctggcagtgctgggccctgcctgcccagctgtatCCTGGGCCACCTCCATCGGGGCCTGactggctcctctccctgctcttccgtggctgctggaggtgccctTCTTCTCCAGCCCACGAGacagtgccaccacctgcccttccttgatgcagcctctgcctggtggtggccgccctgctcctcctcctcaggcTTCTTCCTGTCCTTCTCCTGTCCCGGGGCCATTCTTGCCGTCCTCTTTCTGAGGATCTGCCTCAGCCTCTCCATCCTGACACAGAAACAGTTAGGAGTGTGGGTTCAAAGCTGTCTCTCCCTACTTGTCTGTCTGCCCCTTCCCCGAGCTGGGTGactcccccacatcccatgcTTTCCCCTAAATACTGGGTGCCAGCTTTTGGCTGTCAGAGGTTTGCAAGCTGTTGGCTCAGGACCAGAGACCTTCAGTTAGTTTGGACTAacaactccctcctcctgcccttgcctgctctcctcaTTCAAGTCAGGGGGACTGAACGTTGGGACTCAGGATACATCCTGGGAAGTAGGGCACCTTTTCTGGGAGCTGTGAGCACTCAGAAACTCCACAGATTTGGGCCCCCTGGGACACGTGGCCGGGGGAATGGCCCCTGGCAAGGGAAGTGTTGGAACCTCCACTCCTTGGGGATGTTTGCAAACACACTGATGATGGTGCTGGAGAGCCCCAGAGGAGATGTCATCACTTCTGGGCATATGGTTTCCCgcccacagctgctcctccctggccagAAATGGGAAGGCGGCTGGGACAGGCTGCAGACCACTCACTTGCCCTGGAGGGCTGGCGGACTGCTAGGTAGAGTCTTGCAGTCCCTCTGGCTGGGTTCCTCGCCTTCTTCTGTGGTCCTTGGCCTCAACGggtcctgcctcccaggagtctctgcagctgctgggtgcctCAGTAGATGCAGCTAGGTGGATGTGTCTTGTACCTGGAAGGGGACTCTGCCATGTATTAGGAGACTTGTTGGAATATGCCGTcgtgcactgccccttcccctacaaaCACATGAaacacttccctt
It includes:
- the LOC132246587 gene encoding maestro heat-like repeat family member 5, with product MERLRQILRKRTARMAPGQEKDRKKPEEEEQGGHHQAEAASRKGRWWHCLVGWRRRAPPAATEEQGEEPVRPRWRWPRIQLGRQGPALPETQAQPPRSSSPKHSSQDPSAEAQPKATPHVAWEEKPGSPGQELHRPWFKLGSSSSREDSDSSQEAVGLQQHAATARDTVLPFYKAEEEQREDFTYLEEAALSVILRHLQSTDQTVNEGLTFLRAVPTLCLATMERGEDTLEPPCCKAALVERIVVLIDKLSDCEEEPSTILPYSMAVVCILSKLKPALEPALESRLLYIALHKTFLMATGHNSQHIQGMQRISVEYLEATLRCLLATAPSLARLQFIGQHLTLWLQLEDKRDRATAIKITTSLLCFAVSLLPQFEDSPKVPLVGDLVALLGLCISDPVEEISRQAKEGLSHLYKILMHQKGQDIQEAQELWPISQHQHHLHRIFLYIDLATMGEAFRKILSEDQRRAFAQRALLGIHHVMLHVSQAGVVLLYAILGQSGHLTGAEEKEIPVRVLRKLLILKCFHQLPKELQRHSHLESASRIPISPQQRHPS